A genomic window from Carassius gibelio isolate Cgi1373 ecotype wild population from Czech Republic chromosome A11, carGib1.2-hapl.c, whole genome shotgun sequence includes:
- the LOC128022707 gene encoding pre-mRNA-splicing factor CWC22 homolog, translating to MLQSRVNELEEENDFLKRQLEEKSAQEQGMDLEIMDTGGGEPQAMTLDSSTDTTTDSSTDSSSSSISDSSDEEKKKKKRKKKNGKKKSKKRKKDNKMVKRSNGKGERVASIADVVKRYQRVLKLVQRGFRMTAAFKKACVSRNAVKDTAAIAEIYMVDKSVLEQFKGKYTLLQLAQLCQKKIVGELAEKIIEMKNNKQLIPFSVKKH from the exons ATGCTCCAGTCTCGGGTGAATGAGCTGGAGGAGGAAAATGACTTCCTCAAGAGGCAGCTTGAAGAGAAGTCTGCACAAGAACAAG GTATGGATTTGGAGATAATGGACACTGGAGGTGGGGAGCCACAGGCCATGACTTTGGACTCCAGCACTGACACTACCACTGATTCCAGCACTGACTCCAGCTCTAGCTCTATCTCTGACTCTTCAgatgaagaaaagaagaaaaagaagcgtAAAAAGAAGAATGGCaagaagaaaagcaaaaaaagaaagaaggacaACAAAATGGTGAAGAGGTCAAACGGAAAAGGAGAGCGAG ttgcctCAATCGCAGATGTGGTGAAAAGATATCAGCGTGTCCTCAAACTTGTGCAAAGAGGCTTCAGGATGACCGCAGCTTTCAAGAAAGCTTGTGTTTCTAGAAATGCTGTGAAAGACACCGCAGCAATTGCAGAGATTTACATGGTAGACAAAAGTGTCCTAGAACAGTTCAAGGGTAAATACACACTTTTGCAACTAGCACAACTCTGTCAGAAAAAAATTGTTGGTGAACTGGCAGAAAAGAtaattgaaatgaaaaacaacaaacagCTCATCCCCTTTTCTGTCAAGAAACACTGA